CGCAAGCCACTATCGCGGGCGACTCTACACCGGCGTGACCTCCGACCTGATGGCGAGGATCCACCAGCATCGGAAAGGCACATTCGGGGGCTATACCGAACGAAGGGACATCAAGCGGCTTGCCTGGTTCGAGCCGCATGCGGACATCGAAGTCGCGATCGCGCGAGAGAAAACAATCAAGCGCTGGCCGCGGCAATGGAAATTCAACGTCATCGAGAAAGCCAATCCCGATTGGCGCGATCTGGCTGAGGGACTGGGTTTTCCGGCTCTCTGACGAAGAAGCACTACCCCGGAACATGTCCGGGGTGACCTATACAGGTCTAGCCAACGCAAACAGCCATCTGGCTGGCTAGCCGCGCCAATTCAAAACCAAAGGAAATCCCATGTCATTCCTGCAATCCCTGGCCTCCGCCTTCAAGGGCGGCGGGCCAGCGCGCGTGCCTATCGCGCGCAGTTTCGTTTCGCCCTGGGCTTACGCCTTCGAGCCGGGCGGGCCGCGTGCGCCGTTCGATTACGATGCGGCGGTGCGGCGCTCCTTTGCAGAAAACCCGGTTGCGCAGCGCAGCGTGCGTATCGTGGCGGAAGGGGTCGGCGGCGCGCCGGTCTCCGCGTCCGACGATGCGGCGCTGGCCCTGCTTGTCCAGCCGAGCGCGGGGCAGTCCCTGCTGGAGACGCTCAGCGCGCACCTCCTGCTCCATGGCAACGCCTTCGTGCAGGTGATGAAGGACGGCGGCGGTCGCCCATGCGAGCTGTTCGCCCTGCGCCCGGACCGCATGACGGTGAAGCCCGGGCCGGACGGCTGGCCCGCCGCCTTCCGCTATACGGTCGGCCAGCACGACATCGACCTTGCGGTCGAGGACGAGAACGGCTGGCCCAACGTCATCCACCTCAAGAGCTTCCACCCGACCGACGACCATTACGGCGCCGGAACGCTGGCGGCGGCGGAACAGGCAGTGGCGATCCACAACGCGGCCAGCGCCTGGAACCGCGCGCTGCTGGAAAACGCCGCGCGGCCGAGCGGCGCACTGGTCTATGACGGCGGGGACGCATCCACCCTCACCCCCGACCAGTTCGAGCGGCTGAAGGCCGAACTCGCCACCGCGTTCAGCGGGCAGGCGAATGCCGGGCGGCCGATGCTGCTGGAAGGCGGCCTCAAGTGGCAGTCGATGGCGCTGTCGCCCGCCGACATGGATTTTGCCGAGCTGAAAGCCGCCGCCGCCCGCGACATCGCGCTCGCTTTCGGCGTGCCGCCCATGCTGCTCGGCCTGCCGGGCGACAACACCTATGCCAATTACCGCGAGGCCAACCGTGCGCTGTGGCGGCTGACCCTGCTGCCGATGGCGGAGAAAATCCTGTCCGGCATCGCCCACGGCCTCTCGCCATGGTTCGAAGGGCCAGAATCAAACGGGCTGGCCCTGACGGTCGATCTCGACCGCGTGCCGGCCCTGTCGGAAGATCGCGAGCGCTTGTGGAGCCAGCTGTCGGCGGCCGACTTCCTCTCTGCCGAAGAAAAGCGCGCGATGCTCGGCCTCGAACCCGCCACTACCAAGGAGACGGCGCAATGACCCGTGAAGACATGCTGGCGCGGCTGATCGCGCAGGCCTCCCTGCCAAATGGGATGCAGGATGGCGGCGACCTGGTGACGCTGCGCGCCATCGTGGAGGAATCGAGCGAGCTCGGCGCAGCGCGCGTGCTCGACCGGCTCGGCCTCGGCGATGCAAACGCGCAGGACGACATCGACGAGTTGCGCGAGCTGTTGTCGGCCTGGCGCGACGCCAAGGCGAGCGCGTGGAAAGCCATCATCGAATGGGCCGTGCGCGCGGTCATGGCCTTGCTGCTGATCGGCATCGCCGTGCGGCTCGGCGTCCCGGAGATGCTCAAGTGACCCCGGAACAAGTCCGGGGTGACGGGCCGGAACAAGCCCGGGGTGACGGGCCGGGCCCTGTCCGGGCAGGCCTGCGCTTTGCCGGCTATGCCGCGCTGTTCGACACGGCCGACGGCGTCGGCGACGTGATCCGCAAGGGCGCGTTCGCCCGGACGCTGGCCGCGCGTACCGCGCCGATCCCGCTGTTCTGGCAACACCGCCCGACCCAGCGGATCGGCTGGATCGAGCGGGCGGAAGAGGACGACAGGGGCCTGCGCGTGATCGCCGCGATCGACGTGCCGGAAAGCCGCGGGGCAGCCGCGCTGGCCGCCGGTGCCGCCCGCGGCCTCAGCTTCGGCTACCGCGCCCGTGCCTTCCGCAAGACCGCGAACGGCCGCGAGCTGGACGTGCTCGACCTCGCCGAAGTCAGTCTCGTCACCCATCCGCTCCACCCACAGGCGCGGGTCCACTTCGTCGGCTGACCGTGAGGCCGCGCGGGGGGAATCCGCCTCGCCTCTCCCCTCCCCGTGGGGAGGGGCCGGGGGTGGGGGTTCCACGTCCGCGAACGCGCTCCCCACCATTACCCTCGAACCCCCATCCCAACCCTTCCCCGCGGGGAAGGGCTTTTGCTTGCCACCACCACAAGAAGGAATTGCCATGGACATGAACCCCACGACTCCCGCCGCAGACATCGCTGCCGACCCGATCGAACAGAGTTTCGACATCGTCGCGCGGCAGGCCATTCTCGAAGAAAATCAAAAGGGCGCGGATGCGGCCATCACCGCGCTACGCAGCGATGTCGACGAGGTGAAGGCCCGCGTCGACCGCATCGGCCGCGCCGCGACCCGCCCAGCCATCGCCGGCGCTTCGACCGTCACGACCGAAGTGAAAGGCTTCGTCGACGGCTACCTGCGGCGCGGCTCGACCCACGAGATCAAGTCGATCAGCGGCGCGGTGCCGGGCGACGGCGGTTATGCCGTCCCGCGCGAAATCGATGCGATGATCGCCGCCGAGCTGAAGGAAATCAGCCCGATCCGTGCCATCTCGCAGGTCGTCCAGACCGGCAGCGCGGGCTATCGCAAGCTCGTCACCACCGGTGGCACCGCGTCGGGCTGGGTCTCCGAAACCGCCGGCCGCCCCGAAACCGACAGCCCCCGCTTCGAGGAAGTCGCCCCGCCGACGGGCGAGCTCTACGCCAACCCGGCGGCCAGCCAGGCGATGCTGGACGATGCCGGCTTCGACCTCGAAAGCTGGCTGGCGAGCGAGATCGCCATGGAATTCGCCCGCGCCGAAGGGGCCGCCTTCGTCAGCGGCAGCGGCTTCGACCGACCGAGCGGCTTCCTCAACGCGCCGGCCACCACCGACGGGGATGCCACGCGCAATTTCGGCGCGCTGCAGTATGTCGCCAGCGGCGATGCGGACGGGTTCGACGCGAATGCGGATGCCAAGCTTATCGACCTCGTCCACACGCTGAAGGCCGGGCATCGCCAGGGGGCCAGCTTCGTGATGAACTCCGCCACCCTGGCCGAGGTCCGCAAGCTCAAGACGGCCGACGGCGCGTTCCTGTGGCAGCCGGGCCTGGTGGAAGGCCAGCCGGATCGCCTGCTGGGCTACAACGTGGTCGAGGCCGAGGACATGCCGGACATCGGCGCCGGGGAATTCCCGATCGCTTTCGGCAACTTCCGTGCGGGCTATCTGATCACGGAACGCACCGCAACGCAGATCCTGCGCGATCCTTTCACCAACAAGCCCTTCGTCCACTTCTACGCGACCAAGCGCGTGGGCGGACAGTTGCTGGATTCCAACGCGATCAAGCTGCTGCGAATCGAAGCGTAAGCAGCCCAAAACCCGCGCGGGGAACGGCGCGGCCTTGCCCCCTTGGGCCGCGCCGTTTTCGCCTTTTTGTGCGCCCGCTTTGGCGGGCGTTTCCTCGGCACTGCTCCCTTCGCGGGGACTTCGTTCCCGCTGCGGGGTGCCTGCGGTCGGCCGGTCGGCCTCTGGCACCGCCAAGGCGGCGCAATCGTGCCGACAGGATCTTGATGAGGTTATCTATGCGACAGGTCATTTCCACCGCGCCCCTGCCTGCCGCGGCTCTGGGCGAATTGAAACAGTGGCTGGCGATCTCCACCCCCGCCCAGGACGAGGCCCTCGGCGGCCTCCTGAACAGCGCACTCGACATGTGCGAGGCCTTTATCGGCCAGCGGCCGATCGAGGCCGAAATGCGCGAGACCGTGGTGGCGGACGGGACGTGGCAATCGCTCCTGACCCGGCCACTGCGCAGTATCGACCGCGTGGAGGCCCTGGCGTCGGACGGCTCTGTCGGCAGCGCTCTCGACATGCGCCGGTACGAAATCGACATCGATCTTGAGGCCGTCGGACGCGTCCGTGCGCGTGAGCCGGGCGTCGGAGCAGTGGCGGTCCACTTCCGTGCCGGGATGGCACCGGACTGGGCAGGCCTTCCCGCAGCCATCCGCCACGGTATCGTGCGCCTGGCGGCCGCGATGTTCCGCGCCCGCGACGAGGCCGAGGCACCTGCCGCCCTGCCCGCATCCGTCGCCGCCCTGTGGCAGCCTTACCGGCGCATGGGCCTCGGCAGCAACGGAGCACGCCGATGATGAAGGTCCGCGCCGCCGCATCCCGGCTGCCGGCCCGGGCCGAAGCAATGGCCCGCAAGCTTGCCGCCGCCCGCGCGTCCCGCCGCCGCAACTGGCGCGATGCCCGCGCCCTGTGGCCCCTGTTCGGAAAGGACTAGGCGATGGAAATTGCCCTTCGCAGCATCGTGCTGGACTGGCTGCGCGCCGACCCGGCGCTGGCTGCCACACTCAACATCGTCGCCGAGGAGTCCCCGAGGGAAGCCCATGCCCCGTGGGCGGGCATCGTCGCCAGCGCGTCTGCCGACTGGAGCACCAAGACGCAGACCGGGCGCGAAATCCGCTTCGCCATCGAATTGCACCTGCGCGGCGACGATGCGGACACCGGCGCGCAGCTGGTCGGAGCCGTCGAACAGCGCTTGCAAGCGCTGCCGGCGGGCCAGCCGGACTTCCGCATCGTGTCGATGCGCTTCCTGCGCGCCCGCACTGAAGCCCGCCCGCGCAACGCCCGGGCGACCCTGCTCGAATACCGTTTCCGCTGCCTTGCCGACTGAAGGCAGCCGCAGCTTCACCTGACATCACCGGAGAACCACCATGACCGCCCAAAAAGGCTCCGCCTTCCTGCTCAAGATCTCGGACGGCGCGCAGCCGCCCGCTTTCGAAACCGTCGCCGGCCTGCGCACCACGCAGATGTCGATCAACGGCGACACGGTCGTCGTCACCCACAAGGAAAGCGGCGGCTGGCGCGACCTGCTGTCGGGTGCAGGCACACGATCGGTGTCGGTCAGCGCGGCGGGGATCTTCCTCGGCAGCGCGGCCGAAAGCGCGATCCGCGCCCATGCGCTGGCAGGCACTATCGCGGATTATGAACTGTCGTTCGAAGGCGGCGAGAAACTGCGCGGGCGCTTCCTCGTCCAGCGCCTCGACTATGCCGGCGATTTCAACGGAGAGCGGAATTACACGCTGCAACTGGAAAGCTCCGGCGCAGTGGTGCCGGCGTGACGCGCGCTCAAGTAGCCGCAGGCGGTAGCGCACAGACAGATCCCCGCGCTCAAGAAGCCGCAGGCGGTAGCGCACAAAAAGATCCCCGCGCTCAAGTAGCCGCAGGCGGTAGCGCAAAAACAGATCCCCGCGCTCAAGTAGCCGCAGGCGGTAGCGCCAACAAAGTGCGCGGCGAGGCGGAAATCGTGGTCGGCGCGCGCACACTTGTCTTGCGGCCGAGCTTCACCGCGCTCGTCGCTGCGGAAGAGGAGCTTGGTTCGCTGTTTGCGCTGGTCGAACGCGCGGGTGAAGGCCGCCTGGCCCTCTCCGAAATGGCGACCCTGTTCTGGCACTGCCTGCCGACCGGGGACCGGCCCGACCGAGAGGCGGTGGGCGAAGCGGTGATGGCAATGGGCCTTGCCGCCGCAGCCAAACCCCTGCGGACCCTGCTCGGGCAAGTCCTGCAGGGCCGCGCCTGAGCGCCATGCGCTTTGCCGACAGTGCCCGGCGGCTGGCCGGGATCACGGCACGCGAACTGGGCTGGAGCCCCGACAGCTTCTGGCAGGCCACGCCCGCGGAGCTGGCCGCGATTGCCGACAGCGGCACGGGGGAAGCGGGCGAACCGCTCGGCCGCCGCGAATTCGAACGATTGATGGAGCTTGAGCGCGATGGATGAGGAATTCGAAACCCTGGTGATCGACGTGCGCGCCGACACCGCCGGCTTCCGGGCGGAGATGGAAGGGTTGCGCGGAACGCTCGATACCACGCTGGTGGACGGCTTCGCCAAGGCCGGGACCGTGTTGGAACGCGGCCTGCTGGGCGCGATCCGCAAGGGTTCGCTCGGTTTCGACGAATTGAAGCGGATCGCTTTCCAGACCCTGTCGGAAATCGCCGCCCAGGCGCTGCAGTCGGGCCTCGGCGACCTGTTCGGCAGCTCCGGCAAGGGCGGCGGGGGCAGTGTCGGCGGACTGATGGGGACCGCGCTCGGCGCCCTGTTCGGCCTGCCCGGCCGTGCCACCGGCGGACCGGTTTCGCCCGGCGCGCCCTACCTCGTCGGCGAGCGGGGGCCGGAACTGTTCGTGCCAACCTCCGCCGGCCGCGTGGTGCCGGATATCGCAGGGCAAGGCGGGACGCGCGACGTGCGCGTTGCAATCAACCTCGCCGCCCCGCGCGGGACGGCCGCGCCTGCCGCCCTCAAGCGTTCCGCCCGGCAAGTCGCCGCCGCGGTCCAGCGCAGCCTCGCCAACTAAGGAATTCGCCATGGCCTATTGGCTTGCCCGGCAAAGGAACGGGCAGGAGACCGACTTCATCCAGCGCTTCGACCCGCGTTTCTGGACCGTCGATTTCCCGCGCCCGATGATGGGATCCGTCATCACTACCGCGCCCGATGTGCTCCGCGTCGATCTCGAATGCCATCACAAGGACGCACTCGCCGGGCTGATCTGGGCGAGCGAGGATACGCTCGACCACCCGCTCCTCGCCTATGTCACGGACCGCAATTACGAGCGCACGACGCTGAGCTTCCGCTGGCGTTCGCAAGGCGTCTTGCCGCTCGATGCGGTCGACGGGCCGACGCTGACGATCGAGGGGCGCGATGCGGGCGGGGCGGCGCGCAGCTGGTTCGTGCGGCTGTGGAATTACGCGAGCGGGACGCCGCACGATGCGCGCATCACCTTGCCTTTCGGCGCGCTGTTCGGGGGCTGGACCGGCGATGCGCCGTCGGAACAGGTGAACCCGCGCGACATCGACCGCATGTTCATTACGCTGCCCGTGACCGGTTACGATCCGCGCGCGGCCGACTTCCTGCCATCACGCGCGAACGCCTGGGTCGAATTGAGCGAGATCGCCTGCGACGGGGAGCGGGCGATGCTGGAAATCGGCGACGTCATGCTGCCGCCGCACGATATCGGCATGTGCACCGCTTACGACGATGCCTACAACCAGACGCCCGCGCGGCTGCTGCGCCAGATGCGCGGTCTCGGCTATCGCGGCGAGTTCGTCCATTACGTCGGGATGAGCCACTATTTCCGGCTCAAGACGCTCGAAGAGACCAATCTCGTCGTTACACAGAACGCGGCTTTGGCAACGCCGGCCGAAGCCTGGCATCGCGACCTGTTTACGCACGCAATCGCTGCAGGATACACGCCGGTCGTGTCGCTCTCCTACGAACTGTTGGCGATGCACTGTCCTTCAGCGTGGCAGCAACGCGACCTGGCTGGCAATCCGGCCCTGACCGGATGGGATCCCCCTTCCGCCCTGCTCTCTCCGGCCAACGACGAAGCGATGGACTTCCTGCGCGGAACGGCGGCGTTGTTTGCCATCATCCTGCGGGACATCGGGGCGGAGCTGGAATTCCAGATCGGGGAGCCATGGTGGTGGATCATGCCGGACGGCGCGCCATGCATCTATGACGATGCGGCCAGAACCGCGTTGGGCATTGCCGCGTCCGCTCCGCGAATCGACACGTTGCGCCGCGATCTGTCCGCATCCGAAAGGGAATTGCTCGATCGGGCAGGCCAGATTCTGGCGACCAGCACCCTGTCGATCCGCGACCGGGTCCGAAAGATTTTCGGCTGGACCGGACATGTCCGCCTTCTCGCGTTCACGCCCACGGTCCTCGCGAAGGTTACGCCCGAACAATATCGCCTCAATCTGCCGGAAGGCTGGGCCTCGCCCGCATTTTCCCGCCTGCAACTGGAAGATTACGACTGGCTGACCGCGGGCGCCGATGCCTTGCGCCGCCAGGCCTATGCATTCGTCGATGCGCGGCTCGGCTACCCGCCGGACTTGCAGGACTATCTCGCCGGCTTCGTGCTGAGGGCGGACAATGCCGACGCGTACTGGCGGCGGATCGATGCAGGGCTCGACGAGGCCCGCAGCCGCAATATCGAGCGGCGCTTCGTGTGGGCGCTGCCGCAGGTCAATCGCGACGGCTACACCCGCCTTGCGCCATCACGGGAAGACGACATGCAAGCCTTCGACGATGTGCTTTATCCGCTCGCGCTCGGCCGGGATACGGCGGTGGCGCCCGAATTCTCGACGAATGTCATGGTCACCGCTTCGGGCCACGAGCGCCGGTCAAGTCTGTGGAGCGACAGCCGCCTGCATTTCGATGTCGGGCCGGGCATCCGTTCGGAAAACGAGCTGGGCACGCTGATCGCTTTCTTCCGCGCCCGGCGCGGCGCGGCGCGCGGCTTCCGCCTCGGCGACCCGTTCGACTTCTCCTCCAACGGCATGACCGGGACGCCGACGGCTTTCGACCAGTTGCTCGGCACCGGTGACGGACTGCGCGCCGATTTCCCGCTCATGAAATCCTATGGCGAGGCGGACGATCCGCAGCTGCGCCCGATCACCCGCCCGCGCGCCGCCACGGTCCTCGTCAGCGTCGACGGAGTCGTGGTGGGTGACTGGACGCTCGAACCCGGCGGCATCGTCCGGCTCGCCAGCGCGCCCGCGGATGGCGCGGAAGTGCGCGCGGGCTTCCTGTTCGACGTGCCGGTCCGCTTTGCCGAAGACCGGCTCGATGTCAGCGGCACCAGCTTCGCTGCGGGCGAGGCGCCGAGCGTGCCGCTGGTCGAAGTGCGGGAAGTGCGATGAGCCGCGTGTTCTTCCGCGACGAGCTCGAAGGCGTCGCCACCTTCTGGCGGATCGAGCGGCGCGACGGCGTGGCGCTGGGCTTCACCTCGCACGACCGAGCGCTCTGGCTCGATGGACTGGAATACCGCGCCGCCCCCGGCATGGTCCCGACCGCGATCAGCCGCCGCGCCGACCTGAGCCGCGACAGCGCCGAAATCGAGGCGGCGCTGACTCACGACGCGATCACCGCGAGCGACCTCGAAAGCGGACGCTTCGACGGGGCGCGAATCGTCGTCGGCGTGGTCGACTGGGAAACAGGCGACCATGCCGCGCTCTATCACGGATCGATTGGCGGGATCGCCAGCGAGGGGACGCGCTTTTCCGCCGAACTGCGCTCTGCCAAGCACGACCTCCTGCGCGATGTCGTGCCGCGTACCAGCCCCACCTGCCGCGCCGCTTTCTGCGGGCCGCAATGCGGGCTGAGCGCCGCGCGGTTCTCGCAGGAGGCCGCAATCGCTTCCGTCGATGCCGATGGCGAGGCGCTGACAGTCGAGGGGATTGCCGACGTGGGTCGCTACGCACTTGGCAGGTTGCGCTGGATCGACGGCGCGCATGCCGGTTTGTGGACTGAGGTCGCGGCGGTGCAAGGCGACTCTTTAGTTGTGAGGGTTATGCCCGATCCGCCGCCCGCGCCGGGCGACCGGGTGATCTTGTGCGAAGGCTGCGATCATACGCTGGCGACATGCGCCACCCGGTTCGGCAATGCCGTGAACTTTCGCGGGGAACCTTTCCTTCCGGGCAACGACCAGCTTGTCCGCCGCCCGCCGGCAAGCGGGTGATCGCTCACGCGGCGCCCGGCCTGCGACTGGCCGAGGCTGCCATTGGGCTGGTCGGGACGCCCTTCCGGCTCGGCGGACGGGATCAGGCCACCGGTCTCGACTGCGTGGGACTGGTTGCCGAGAGCCTGCTCAGGGCCGGCTTCCCCGTGGCGGCGCCGCATGGATATGCCCTGCGCAATCTTTCGATCGCCCGCTGGCTGCCATTCGCAGGCAAGGCAGGATTGCGAGTGGCAGTCGGGCCGATCCTGGCCGGCGATGTCGCGCTTTGCCGGCCCGGCCCCGGCCAGCATCACTTGCTCATACACGTCGCCGGGGACCGCTTCGTTCACGCCCATGCCGCGTTGCGGCAAACGGTTCTAACGCCCGGACCCGTGCCCTGGCCGGTCGAGGCCCGCTGGCGGCTCCCGCAAGAAGGATAATCGGTCATGGCAACAGTAGTCTTCGGCGCGGTCGGCACCGCGCTCGGCGGCCCGGTGGGCGGCGCGCTGGGCGCGCTCCTCGGCCAGCAGGTCGACAATGCGATCTTCAAGGCGCCGGTGCGCCAAGGGCCGCGCCTCAACGAACTGGCGGTGACCACGTCCAGCTACGGCATGCCTATCCCCCGCGTTTTCGGGCGCGTGCGGGTACCCGGCACCATCATCTGGGCGACCGAGATTCGCGAAAGCAGCGAAACCAGCGGCGGCGGCAAGGGAAGCCCATCGACCACCAGCTACAGCTATTCAGCCAGCTTCGCGGTCGCCGTCGCCAGCCGGCAGGTCGGCGGGATCGGGCGCGTCTGGGCCGACGGCAATCTGCTGCGGGGCGCTGCGGGCGACCTGAAGATCGGCGGCACCATGCGCGTTCATACGGGCAGCGGCGACCAGGGCCCGGATCCGCTGATCGCCAGCGCCATGGGCGCGCATTGCCCCTCGTTCCGCGATTGCGCCTATGTCGTGTTCGAAAACCTCCAGTTGCGGGAATTCGGCAGCCGGATCCCGGCCCTGACGTTCGAAGTGCTCGCCGACGGCGACGAGGTGTCAGCCGCGCAGTTGCTGGAGAAGTTGGGCCGGCCCGTCGAGGACCGCCGTCCCCTGAGCGGCCTGGCGGGGATGACTGATGACGGCGGGGGCTTCGCGTCTATCCTAAAGACTCTCGACAGCGTCTATCCCATCGCACTGGATGTCTCGGGGGATGTGCTTTCCCTCGCTGCGGCGGATGCGGAAGGGCAGCCGGTCCACCAGCTTCCCGAGGCGGCTGCATTATCCGGCGAAGATGACGGCTTTTCCCCCCGCAACGGAAGCGCGCGGATGCGCGCAAGCGGCGAAGAAGCCGTGCCGACCGCGCTGAGGCACTACGATGCGTCGCGCGATTACCAGCCCGGCGTGCAGCGCGCCGGCGGACGCAGCGAAACGGGTCGCCCGCAGACTATCGAACTGCCCGCCACCATCGCGGCGGAAGATGCGCGCGGACTTATCGCTGCCGCCGCGGACCGCGCGCGTCAATCGCGCGAACGCTTGAGCTGGCGTCTCGCCGAGCTGGATCCTGCCATCGGTCCGGGGGCGATCGTCACGCTTCCCGGTCGGCGCGGCACATGGCGCGTCGACGGTTGGGAATGGATCGGCAGCGGGGTGGAGCTGGCCCTGACACGTCAGGTGACGCGAACCGCGCTTGCGACAACGCCGGCAGACCCTGGAAAATTCCAACCGATAGAGGACCTCGCGGCCCTGCCGACAATCCTCCAGGCGTTCGAAGTGCCACCGGCGACCATTCCAAACGGCGCGGGCCGCCGCGTCACCGTCGCTGCCGGCGCTTCCGGCGCAGGCTGGCCCGGCGCCGCGCTTCACAATGTGGTGGCCGACAGCCTCGTGCCCGTCGGCGGCATCGGACCACGGCAATCGGTGCTCGGGATTCTGGCTGCCGACCTGCCCTCGTCACCATCCTTACTGCTTGAACCGCAAGCCACGCTCGAGATCGAGCTCGCCAACGCTGTACACACGCTCGACAGCACGACGCCGGAATCGCTCATGCTCGGGGCCAACACGCTCAGGGTCGGTGGCGAAATCGTGCAATTCGTCCACGCCGAAAGAATGGATGGCTCCGTGTGGCGCCTCACCGGCCTGCTTCGCGGAAGGCGTGGGACGGAGGGCGCTGCCATGGCGGGCGCGACCGCGGGCACCGATGTGGCCCTGCTAAACGCGAATGTAATCGAAATCACGGAGGAGGCATTGCCATCCTGGTCGGTGGCACTCGCCGCGCTCGGCCTCGGCGATGCGGAGCCCGTGCTGGCCCAGATCGACCATCGCGGCGCTTCCTTCGCGCCCCCCGCCCCGGTCCATCCGCGTATCGTCAGGTCCGGCACCGGTCAGATGAGCTTGTCATGGATGCGGCGCGCGCGGGGAGGCTGGGACTGGTCGGGTGCCGTGGAAATACCCCTCGTCGAAGACCGGGAAGCCTACCGGGTCGGTATCGGCGACATCGACGCCCCGCTGCGGTTCTGGGACGTGGAGACCCCGAAGCTGAATATCTCGATCGATCAGTGGGGCAGCTTCCGAACCGATTACGCCGGACTGGCTCTATGGGTGCGGCAACTCGGCACCTTTGGACAGTCTCCCCCCACCCTTCTGACAGTTTTGGCCTGAGGACACCCGATATGACCGAACCCATTGCATTTGCATCCCTCACGAGCCGGCATAGCCTGCCGCTATTGTTCCCGGGCCAGGCGGCCAAGGAGGCGACCCTCAACGAAGCGATCGTGCGTCTCGACTGTCTCGTCCACCCCGTCATTCTTGGGGAAGCCCTATCCGACCCCGCGAATCCGAATGATGGGGACGCCTGGATTGTCGGCCCTGCAGCAGGCGGCGCATTCGCCGGGCGTGACGATGCAGTCGCCTTCTACGCCGCAGGCGCGTGGCATTTCCTCGATGCTTCCCCGGGATTGGTCGTATTCGACGCCAATTTGGCGATTTTCCGGCGATTCGATGCAGGTTGGCAACAGCCCACCGATATCTCGGACCCATCGGGCGGGACGAGCGTTGACAACGAAGCACGGGTGGCTATCGGCGAGATATGCCAACTGTTGCGGGAAGCAGGACTTCTCGCGTAAGGGGGCGTAACGGGAAATTTTTTCCCGCGTCCGAAACCAATCGCAAGGGCGACCGTTGAAGGCCGTCCGTAATATCACAAGGGGAATTGGACATGAGGCAGTATTTGTTGAGTGCAGTTGCACTCGGCGCCATCGTCGGCGCGCCCGCAATGGCGCAAGACACTGGCGCGTATGCCG
This sequence is a window from Alteriqipengyuania flavescens. Protein-coding genes within it:
- a CDS encoding GIY-YIG nuclease family protein, whose translation is MLTFEPVVYILASHYRGRLYTGVTSDLMARIHQHRKGTFGGYTERRDIKRLAWFEPHADIEVAIAREKTIKRWPRQWKFNVIEKANPDWRDLAEGLGFPAL
- a CDS encoding phage portal protein encodes the protein MSFLQSLASAFKGGGPARVPIARSFVSPWAYAFEPGGPRAPFDYDAAVRRSFAENPVAQRSVRIVAEGVGGAPVSASDDAALALLVQPSAGQSLLETLSAHLLLHGNAFVQVMKDGGGRPCELFALRPDRMTVKPGPDGWPAAFRYTVGQHDIDLAVEDENGWPNVIHLKSFHPTDDHYGAGTLAAAEQAVAIHNAASAWNRALLENAARPSGALVYDGGDASTLTPDQFERLKAELATAFSGQANAGRPMLLEGGLKWQSMALSPADMDFAELKAAAARDIALAFGVPPMLLGLPGDNTYANYREANRALWRLTLLPMAEKILSGIAHGLSPWFEGPESNGLALTVDLDRVPALSEDRERLWSQLSAADFLSAEEKRAMLGLEPATTKETAQ
- a CDS encoding DUF6127 family protein yields the protein MTREDMLARLIAQASLPNGMQDGGDLVTLRAIVEESSELGAARVLDRLGLGDANAQDDIDELRELLSAWRDAKASAWKAIIEWAVRAVMALLLIGIAVRLGVPEMLK
- a CDS encoding HK97 family phage prohead protease; the encoded protein is MRFAGYAALFDTADGVGDVIRKGAFARTLAARTAPIPLFWQHRPTQRIGWIERAEEDDRGLRVIAAIDVPESRGAAALAAGAARGLSFGYRARAFRKTANGRELDVLDLAEVSLVTHPLHPQARVHFVG
- a CDS encoding phage major capsid protein, translated to MNPTTPAADIAADPIEQSFDIVARQAILEENQKGADAAITALRSDVDEVKARVDRIGRAATRPAIAGASTVTTEVKGFVDGYLRRGSTHEIKSISGAVPGDGGYAVPREIDAMIAAELKEISPIRAISQVVQTGSAGYRKLVTTGGTASGWVSETAGRPETDSPRFEEVAPPTGELYANPAASQAMLDDAGFDLESWLASEIAMEFARAEGAAFVSGSGFDRPSGFLNAPATTDGDATRNFGALQYVASGDADGFDANADAKLIDLVHTLKAGHRQGASFVMNSATLAEVRKLKTADGAFLWQPGLVEGQPDRLLGYNVVEAEDMPDIGAGEFPIAFGNFRAGYLITERTATQILRDPFTNKPFVHFYATKRVGGQLLDSNAIKLLRIEA
- a CDS encoding head-tail connector protein, translated to MRQVISTAPLPAAALGELKQWLAISTPAQDEALGGLLNSALDMCEAFIGQRPIEAEMRETVVADGTWQSLLTRPLRSIDRVEALASDGSVGSALDMRRYEIDIDLEAVGRVRAREPGVGAVAVHFRAGMAPDWAGLPAAIRHGIVRLAAAMFRARDEAEAPAALPASVAALWQPYRRMGLGSNGARR
- a CDS encoding DUF3168 domain-containing protein; this translates as MEIALRSIVLDWLRADPALAATLNIVAEESPREAHAPWAGIVASASADWSTKTQTGREIRFAIELHLRGDDADTGAQLVGAVEQRLQALPAGQPDFRIVSMRFLRARTEARPRNARATLLEYRFRCLAD
- a CDS encoding phage major tail protein, TP901-1 family, with the translated sequence MTAQKGSAFLLKISDGAQPPAFETVAGLRTTQMSINGDTVVVTHKESGGWRDLLSGAGTRSVSVSAAGIFLGSAAESAIRAHALAGTIADYELSFEGGEKLRGRFLVQRLDYAGDFNGERNYTLQLESSGAVVPA
- a CDS encoding gene transfer agent family protein, which codes for MRGEAEIVVGARTLVLRPSFTALVAAEEELGSLFALVERAGEGRLALSEMATLFWHCLPTGDRPDREAVGEAVMAMGLAAAAKPLRTLLGQVLQGRA
- a CDS encoding phage tail assembly chaperone, with translation MRFADSARRLAGITARELGWSPDSFWQATPAELAAIADSGTGEAGEPLGRREFERLMELERDG
- a CDS encoding tail tape measure protein, producing the protein MDEEFETLVIDVRADTAGFRAEMEGLRGTLDTTLVDGFAKAGTVLERGLLGAIRKGSLGFDELKRIAFQTLSEIAAQALQSGLGDLFGSSGKGGGGSVGGLMGTALGALFGLPGRATGGPVSPGAPYLVGERGPELFVPTSAGRVVPDIAGQGGTRDVRVAINLAAPRGTAAPAALKRSARQVAAAVQRSLAN